In the genome of Terribacillus sp. FSL K6-0262, one region contains:
- the fusA gene encoding elongation factor G, with the protein MAREFSLENTRNIGIMAHIDAGKTTATERILFYTGRIHKIGETHEGASQMDWMEQEQERGITITSAATTAQWKGHRINIIDTPGHVDFTVEVERSLRVLDGAVAVLDAQSGVEPQTETVWRQATTYGVPRIVFVNKMDKTGADFLYSVKTMHERLGANAHPVQLPIGAEDNFEGIIDLITMEAFYYLDDLGQRTDARPIPDDMKELAEEYRTNLLEAVAEQDEDLMERYLEGEEISNEELKQAVRKATLSVEFYPVFCGSAFKNKGVQLLIDGIVDYLPAPTDVPAIEGIVPGTEEKIVRKSSDSEPFSALAFKVATDPFVGKLTFFRVYSGTLEAGSYVKNSTKDKRERVGRILQMHANSREEISKVYAGDIAGAVGLKDTTTGDTLCDEKSLVILESMVFPEPVISVAIEPKTKADQDKMSVALGKLAEEDPTFRTETNPETGQTIISGMGELHLDIIVDRMRREFKVEANVGAPQVAYRETFRAAAEVEGKFVRQSGGRGQYGHVWIKFEPNEEGAGFEFENNIVGGVVPREYIPSVEAGIKEAMENGVLAGYPLIDVKASLFDGSYHDVDSNEMAFKVAASMALKNAKSKCQPVLLEPLVKVEVVIPEEYLGDIMGDITSRRGRVEGMDTRGPSQVVNAFVPLSEMFGYATALRSNTQGRGTYTMTFDHYEEVPKSISEEIIKKNAGE; encoded by the coding sequence ATGGCTAGAGAGTTCTCCTTAGAAAATACGCGTAATATCGGTATCATGGCTCACATCGATGCCGGTAAAACAACTGCAACAGAGCGTATTCTATTCTATACAGGACGTATCCATAAAATCGGAGAAACTCATGAAGGTGCTTCTCAGATGGACTGGATGGAGCAGGAGCAGGAACGTGGTATCACTATCACATCCGCTGCAACAACTGCTCAATGGAAAGGCCACCGTATCAACATCATCGATACACCGGGACACGTAGACTTCACAGTTGAAGTAGAACGTTCCCTGCGTGTACTTGATGGAGCGGTAGCTGTGCTTGATGCACAGTCCGGAGTTGAGCCGCAAACTGAAACAGTTTGGCGTCAGGCTACAACTTACGGTGTACCACGTATCGTCTTCGTTAACAAAATGGATAAAACAGGTGCAGACTTCCTTTATTCCGTTAAAACGATGCACGAACGTCTGGGCGCTAATGCGCACCCAGTACAACTTCCGATCGGTGCGGAAGATAATTTCGAAGGAATTATCGACCTTATCACAATGGAGGCTTTCTATTATCTCGATGATTTGGGTCAGCGTACAGATGCTCGTCCTATTCCAGATGATATGAAAGAACTTGCGGAAGAATACCGCACAAATCTTCTTGAAGCTGTAGCAGAACAAGATGAAGATCTTATGGAACGCTACCTTGAAGGAGAAGAGATCTCTAACGAAGAGCTTAAGCAAGCAGTTCGTAAAGCGACTCTATCTGTTGAATTCTACCCTGTATTCTGTGGTTCAGCATTCAAAAACAAAGGTGTTCAGCTTTTGATCGACGGTATCGTTGATTACTTGCCAGCACCTACCGACGTACCAGCCATCGAAGGTATCGTTCCAGGTACTGAAGAGAAAATCGTACGTAAATCCAGCGACAGCGAACCGTTCAGCGCACTTGCCTTCAAAGTGGCGACTGACCCATTCGTTGGTAAACTTACTTTCTTCCGCGTGTACTCCGGTACATTGGAAGCAGGTTCTTACGTGAAAAACTCTACGAAGGACAAGCGTGAGCGCGTAGGCCGTATCCTGCAAATGCACGCTAACAGCCGCGAAGAGATTTCCAAAGTTTACGCTGGTGACATCGCCGGAGCAGTTGGTTTGAAAGATACTACGACTGGTGATACTCTATGTGATGAAAAATCACTGGTTATCCTTGAGTCCATGGTATTCCCAGAGCCGGTTATCTCTGTTGCGATCGAACCAAAAACGAAAGCGGACCAAGATAAGATGTCCGTTGCCCTTGGTAAACTAGCTGAGGAAGATCCTACATTCAGAACTGAAACAAACCCTGAAACTGGTCAGACTATCATCTCCGGTATGGGTGAGCTTCACTTGGATATCATCGTAGACCGTATGCGCCGTGAATTCAAAGTCGAAGCAAACGTAGGTGCCCCACAGGTAGCATACCGCGAAACATTCCGCGCAGCTGCTGAAGTCGAAGGTAAATTCGTACGTCAGTCCGGTGGTCGCGGTCAGTACGGTCACGTTTGGATCAAATTCGAGCCGAACGAAGAAGGTGCTGGTTTCGAATTCGAAAACAACATCGTTGGTGGTGTCGTTCCTCGTGAATACATCCCATCTGTTGAAGCTGGTATCAAAGAAGCGATGGAAAACGGTGTATTGGCTGGTTATCCGCTAATCGACGTAAAAGCATCCCTATTTGATGGTAGCTACCACGATGTCGACTCCAACGAGATGGCCTTCAAGGTTGCAGCTTCCATGGCGCTTAAGAACGCCAAGAGCAAATGTCAGCCGGTACTCTTGGAACCACTTGTAAAAGTGGAAGTCGTAATCCCAGAAGAATATTTGGGAGACATCATGGGTGATATCACTTCCCGTCGCGGACGTGTCGAAGGCATGGATACTCGCGGACCTTCCCAAGTAGTCAATGCATTCGTGCCGCTTTCCGAAATGTTCGGTTACGCAACAGCGTTGCGTTCCAACACACAAGGCCGCGGAACTTACACAATGACATTCGATCACTACGAAGAAGTGCCTAAGAGCATCAGTGAAGAAATTATCAAGAAAAACGCTGGTGAATAA
- a CDS encoding 50S ribosomal protein L7ae-like protein, with product MSYEKVAQANTGIVIGTKQTLKAMKQGQVKTVVIADDAAEHITSQVRKLAEELGIPAIQVDSMKRLGEACGIDVGTATVAIRK from the coding sequence ATGTCTTATGAAAAAGTAGCACAAGCTAATACGGGAATCGTTATCGGAACCAAACAAACACTCAAGGCCATGAAGCAAGGCCAAGTGAAAACAGTTGTCATTGCAGATGACGCTGCCGAGCATATTACCAGCCAGGTGAGAAAGCTGGCAGAGGAATTAGGCATACCAGCGATCCAAGTCGATTCTATGAAACGATTAGGTGAAGCTTGTGGCATAGATGTAGGGACAGCTACTGTGGCAATCAGGAAATAG
- the rpsJ gene encoding 30S ribosomal protein S10 has protein sequence MAKEKIRIRLKAYDHRILDQSAEKIVDTAKRSGANVSGPIPLPTEKSVYTILRAVHKYKDSREQFEMRTHKRLIDIVSPTPQTVDSLMRLDLPSGVDIEIKL, from the coding sequence ATGGCAAAAGAGAAAATCAGAATCCGTTTGAAAGCATACGATCACAGAATCCTTGATCAGTCTGCAGAAAAAATCGTAGATACAGCGAAACGTTCTGGTGCGAACGTATCAGGTCCGATTCCGCTTCCTACAGAGAAATCTGTATACACAATTCTACGTGCGGTGCACAAATACAAAGACTCCCGTGAGCAGTTCGAAATGCGTACTCACAAACGTCTTATCGATATCGTTAGTCCTACACCGCAGACAGTCGATTCTTTGATGAGACTTGATCTACCGTCCGGTGTGGACATCGAAATTAAACTATAA
- the rplB gene encoding 50S ribosomal protein L2, giving the protein MAIKKYKPTSNGRRNMSVSDFAEITTDKPEKSLLAPLHKRGGRNNQGKLTVRHQGGGHKRQYRIIDFKRDKDGIPGRVATIEYDPNRTANIALIHYVDGEKRYILAPKGLEVGMEILSGEGADFKVGNAMELATIPVGTIIHNIELKPGRGAQLARSAGAQAQILGREGKYVLVRLTSGEVRLVLGTCRATVGQVGNLEHELITVGKAGRSRWKGKRPTVRGSVMNPNDHPHGGGEGRAPIGRKSPMSPWGKPTLGYKTRKRNKQSDKFIVRKRKK; this is encoded by the coding sequence ATGGCGATTAAAAAGTATAAACCGACTTCAAACGGACGCCGTAATATGTCTGTATCGGATTTTGCTGAAATCACAACTGACAAGCCTGAGAAATCATTGCTTGCACCGCTTCACAAACGTGGCGGACGTAACAACCAAGGTAAATTGACAGTACGTCACCAAGGTGGTGGACACAAACGTCAATACCGTATCATCGACTTCAAACGCGACAAAGATGGAATACCAGGACGCGTTGCTACAATCGAGTACGATCCAAACCGTACTGCGAACATCGCTCTAATTCACTATGTAGATGGTGAAAAACGCTACATCCTTGCTCCAAAAGGCTTGGAAGTAGGAATGGAGATCCTTTCTGGTGAAGGTGCTGACTTCAAAGTGGGTAACGCTATGGAGCTTGCTACAATCCCAGTTGGTACGATCATCCACAACATCGAGTTGAAACCAGGACGCGGCGCTCAGCTAGCTCGCTCTGCTGGTGCACAAGCTCAAATCCTTGGCCGTGAAGGCAAATATGTTCTTGTAAGACTGACTTCTGGCGAAGTGCGCCTAGTACTAGGTACTTGCCGTGCGACAGTCGGTCAGGTTGGTAACTTGGAACATGAACTAATCACTGTTGGTAAAGCAGGACGCTCTCGCTGGAAAGGCAAACGCCCTACAGTCCGCGGATCTGTAATGAACCCTAATGATCACCCACACGGTGGTGGTGAAGGACGCGCTCCAATCGGACGTAAATCACCAATGTCTCCATGGGGCAAACCGACACTTGGTTACAAAACACGTAAACGTAACAAGCAGTCCGATAAATTTATCGTACGTAAGCGTAAAAAATAA
- the rpsG gene encoding 30S ribosomal protein S7, translating into MPRKGPVAKRDVLPDPLYNSKLVTRLINQIMVDGQRGKAQKILYAAFELVKERSGNDPMEVFEQSMKNVMPVLEVRARRVGGSNYQVPVEVRPERRQALGLRYIVNYSRLRGEKTMEERLANEILDASNNTGASVKKREDMHKMAEANKAFAHYRW; encoded by the coding sequence ATGCCAAGAAAAGGTCCTGTAGCTAAACGTGATGTGTTGCCAGATCCGTTGTATAACTCTAAATTGGTAACTCGTTTGATCAACCAAATCATGGTTGACGGACAACGCGGTAAAGCTCAAAAGATTCTTTATGCAGCATTTGAACTAGTTAAAGAACGTAGTGGAAACGATCCAATGGAGGTTTTCGAACAGTCCATGAAGAACGTCATGCCCGTACTTGAAGTACGCGCACGCCGTGTGGGTGGTTCCAACTACCAAGTACCAGTTGAAGTACGTCCAGAGCGTCGTCAAGCACTAGGTCTTCGTTACATTGTCAACTACTCCCGTCTGCGCGGTGAGAAAACAATGGAAGAGCGCCTTGCCAACGAAATTCTTGATGCTTCCAACAACACAGGTGCTTCTGTTAAAAAACGTGAAGATATGCATAAAATGGCGGAAGCGAACAAAGCGTTTGCTCACTACCGCTGGTAA
- the rplV gene encoding 50S ribosomal protein L22, whose amino-acid sequence MQAKAMAKSVRIAPRKVRLVVDLIRGKNVGEAIAILRHTQRGASLAVEKVLRSAVANAEHNYEMDTDNLVISEAFVNEGATLKRFRPRAQGRASQINKRTSHITVVVTEKKEG is encoded by the coding sequence ATGCAAGCAAAAGCTATGGCAAAATCAGTTCGCATTGCTCCTCGTAAGGTTCGCTTAGTTGTTGATTTAATTCGAGGAAAAAATGTCGGAGAAGCTATTGCAATCCTGCGTCACACTCAGCGTGGTGCATCATTGGCAGTAGAAAAAGTACTTCGTTCTGCAGTTGCTAACGCAGAACACAATTATGAAATGGATACGGATAACCTTGTTATCTCTGAAGCATTCGTCAACGAAGGTGCTACATTGAAACGTTTCCGTCCACGTGCGCAAGGCCGTGCAAGCCAAATCAACAAACGTACTAGCCACATCACAGTGGTTGTTACAGAAAAGAAGGAGGGTTAA
- the rpsS gene encoding 30S ribosomal protein S19 — protein MGRSLKKGPFADDHLLKKVDKLNEDNKKQVIRTWSRRSTIFPTFVGHTIAVYDGRKHVPVYVTEDMVGHKLGEFAPTRTYRGHAADDKKTKR, from the coding sequence ATGGGTCGCAGCTTGAAAAAAGGACCTTTCGCAGATGACCATTTGCTAAAGAAAGTCGACAAATTGAACGAAGACAACAAAAAACAAGTGATCAGAACTTGGTCTCGCCGTTCTACAATTTTCCCAACATTCGTTGGACACACAATCGCTGTGTACGATGGCCGTAAACACGTACCTGTTTATGTTACTGAAGATATGGTAGGTCATAAACTTGGTGAGTTCGCGCCAACTCGCACGTACAGAGGACACGCAGCGGACGACAAGAAAACAAAACGCTAA
- the rplD gene encoding 50S ribosomal protein L4: MPKVALFNQSGSQVGEIELNDSVFGIEPHTHVLHEAVLMQRASMRQGTHKVKGRSEVRGGGRKPWRQKGTGRARQGSIRSPQWVGGGTVFGPTPRSYSYKLPKKVRRLALKSALSSKVQEENIVVLESLAFDAPKTKDVVAMLNALNVDSKVLIVTADKDETVVRSANNLKNVKVLTQSEVNVLDLLTHDKLILTKEAAEKAGEVLA; the protein is encoded by the coding sequence ATGCCTAAAGTAGCACTATTCAACCAGAGCGGATCTCAAGTCGGTGAAATCGAATTGAACGATTCCGTATTCGGTATCGAGCCACACACACATGTATTACACGAAGCAGTACTAATGCAGCGTGCTTCCATGCGTCAAGGTACGCATAAAGTAAAAGGACGTTCTGAAGTACGAGGCGGCGGAAGAAAGCCATGGCGTCAAAAAGGTACTGGCCGCGCACGTCAAGGATCCATCCGTTCACCACAATGGGTTGGCGGTGGAACAGTTTTCGGACCGACTCCACGCAGCTACAGCTACAAACTACCTAAAAAAGTTCGTCGTCTAGCGCTTAAATCAGCACTATCTTCTAAAGTACAAGAAGAAAACATCGTAGTATTGGAGAGCCTTGCATTCGATGCTCCAAAAACGAAAGATGTCGTTGCTATGCTTAACGCACTGAACGTTGATAGCAAGGTGTTGATCGTCACTGCAGATAAAGACGAAACTGTTGTACGTTCTGCAAACAACCTTAAAAACGTTAAAGTGTTGACACAAAGCGAAGTTAACGTTCTTGACTTGCTTACGCATGATAAGCTGATCTTAACGAAAGAGGCAGCTGAAAAAGCAGGGGAGGTGCTTGCATAA
- the rplC gene encoding 50S ribosomal protein L3, with amino-acid sequence MTKGILGRKIGMTQLFTESGELQAVTVIQAEPNVILQKKTVESDGYNALQLGFADQKANNANKPAKGHAEKANTTPKRYIREIRDAALDEHEVGQEISVEIFAAGDVVDVTGTSKGKGFQGAIKRHNQSRGPMSHGSRYHRRPGSMGVIDPMRVFKGKALPGQMGGEQITVQNLEIVKVDAERNLILVKGNVPGAKKSYVKVSSAVKGN; translated from the coding sequence ATGACGAAAGGAATCTTGGGACGCAAGATCGGCATGACACAGCTATTCACTGAAAGTGGTGAACTTCAAGCTGTAACAGTTATCCAAGCTGAACCAAACGTAATTCTTCAAAAGAAAACTGTCGAATCCGACGGTTACAATGCATTGCAACTAGGATTTGCTGATCAGAAAGCAAACAACGCAAATAAACCTGCAAAAGGCCATGCTGAGAAAGCAAACACAACACCTAAGCGCTACATTCGTGAAATCCGTGACGCTGCTCTTGACGAACACGAAGTTGGGCAAGAGATTAGCGTAGAGATTTTCGCTGCAGGAGACGTAGTAGACGTAACAGGTACTTCTAAAGGTAAAGGATTCCAAGGTGCAATCAAGCGCCACAACCAATCCCGCGGACCAATGTCACACGGTTCCCGTTACCACAGAAGACCAGGTTCCATGGGTGTAATCGACCCTATGCGCGTTTTCAAAGGTAAAGCACTACCAGGACAAATGGGCGGCGAGCAAATCACTGTTCAAAACCTTGAAATCGTTAAAGTTGACGCTGAGCGCAACCTTATCCTTGTAAAAGGTAACGTACCTGGTGCGAAAAAATCTTACGTGAAAGTATCAAGTGCCGTTAAAGGTAACTAA
- the tuf gene encoding elongation factor Tu → MGKEKFDRSKSHVNVGTIGHVDHGKTTLTAAITTVLHKKSGSGEAMAYDQIDGAPEERERGITISTAHVEYETETRHYAHVDCPGHADYVKNMITGAAQMDGAILVVSAADGPMPQTREHILLSRNVGVPAIVVFLNKCDMVDDEELLELVEMEVRDLLSEYDFPGDDVPVIKGSALKALEGEAEWEEKIFELMDAVDEYIPTPERDKEKPFMMPVEDVFSITGRGTVATGRVERGEVKVGDEVDIIGLNEAPKKTTVTGVEMFRKLLDYAEAGDNIGALLRGISREDVNRGQVLAKPGTITPHTKFKAEVYVLSKEEGGRHTPFFSNYRPQFYFRTTDVTGVVNLPEGTEMVMPGDNTEMSVELISPIAIEDGTRFSIREGGRTVGSGVVSVIEA, encoded by the coding sequence ATGGGTAAAGAAAAATTCGACCGCTCCAAATCCCACGTTAACGTTGGTACAATCGGACACGTTGACCATGGTAAAACAACACTAACTGCAGCTATCACAACTGTACTTCACAAGAAATCCGGTTCTGGTGAAGCTATGGCTTACGATCAAATCGATGGTGCACCAGAAGAAAGAGAACGTGGTATCACAATCTCTACTGCACACGTTGAGTACGAAACTGAAACTCGCCACTATGCGCACGTTGACTGCCCAGGTCACGCTGACTATGTTAAAAACATGATCACTGGTGCTGCACAGATGGACGGAGCTATCCTAGTAGTATCCGCTGCTGATGGTCCAATGCCACAAACTCGTGAGCACATCCTGCTTTCCCGTAACGTAGGTGTACCTGCGATTGTTGTATTCCTTAACAAATGTGACATGGTTGACGATGAAGAGCTTCTTGAGCTTGTTGAAATGGAAGTTCGCGATCTACTAAGCGAATACGACTTCCCTGGTGATGATGTACCAGTTATCAAAGGTTCTGCTCTTAAAGCACTTGAAGGCGAAGCGGAATGGGAAGAAAAAATCTTCGAACTTATGGATGCGGTTGATGAGTACATCCCAACTCCTGAACGCGACAAAGAAAAACCATTCATGATGCCAGTAGAGGACGTATTCTCTATCACTGGTCGTGGTACAGTTGCAACTGGCCGTGTTGAGCGCGGTGAAGTAAAAGTCGGTGACGAAGTTGATATCATCGGTCTTAACGAAGCTCCTAAGAAAACAACTGTTACAGGTGTAGAAATGTTCCGTAAGCTTCTTGACTACGCTGAAGCTGGAGACAACATCGGTGCGCTTCTTCGCGGTATCTCCCGTGAGGATGTAAACCGTGGACAAGTACTTGCTAAACCAGGTACAATCACTCCACACACAAAGTTCAAAGCAGAAGTTTACGTTCTTTCTAAAGAAGAGGGTGGACGTCACACTCCATTCTTCTCTAACTATCGTCCGCAGTTCTACTTCCGTACAACTGACGTAACTGGCGTAGTTAACCTTCCAGAAGGTACTGAAATGGTAATGCCTGGCGATAACACAGAGATGTCCGTTGAGCTTATCTCTCCAATCGCTATCGAAGATGGTACTCGCTTCTCTATCCGTGAGGGTGGCCGTACTGTTGGATCAGGCGTTGTATCTGTTATCGAAGCGTAA
- the rpsL gene encoding 30S ribosomal protein S12 has protein sequence MPTINQLVRKGRVSKTKKSDSPALNRGYNSFKKSLTNQSSPQKRGVCTRVGTMTPKKPNSALRKYARVRLTNGIEVTAYIPGIGHNLQEHSVVLIRGGRVKDLPGVRYHIVRGALDTSGVDGRAQGRSKYGTKRPKK, from the coding sequence ATGCCTACTATTAATCAATTAGTACGCAAAGGTCGCGTAAGCAAAACAAAGAAATCTGACTCTCCAGCATTGAACAGAGGGTACAACAGCTTCAAGAAGTCTTTGACTAACCAGTCTTCTCCACAAAAACGTGGTGTTTGTACTCGTGTTGGTACAATGACTCCGAAGAAACCAAACTCTGCATTGCGTAAATATGCACGTGTACGTTTGACAAACGGAATCGAGGTTACTGCCTACATTCCTGGTATCGGACACAACTTGCAAGAGCACAGTGTTGTTTTGATCCGCGGCGGACGTGTAAAAGACTTACCGGGTGTACGTTACCATATCGTACGTGGAGCTCTTGATACTTCAGGTGTTGACGGCCGCGCACAAGGTCGTTCCAAATATGGTACGAAACGCCCTAAAAAATAA
- the rplW gene encoding 50S ribosomal protein L23: MRDPRDIIKRPVITEHSSDLMVDKKYTFEVDKRANKIEIKQAVEVIFGVKVEQVNTLNLKGKFKRQGRYGGYRPDRKKAVVTLTEDSKEIDFFEGV, from the coding sequence ATGAGAGATCCACGTGATATTATTAAGCGCCCTGTAATTACGGAACATTCTTCCGACCTGATGGTCGATAAGAAATACACTTTCGAAGTTGACAAACGTGCCAACAAAATCGAAATCAAACAAGCGGTTGAAGTAATCTTTGGTGTTAAAGTGGAACAAGTGAACACTCTTAACCTTAAAGGTAAATTCAAACGTCAAGGTCGTTATGGCGGATACCGCCCAGATCGTAAAAAAGCAGTTGTAACACTTACAGAAGACAGTAAAGAAATCGACTTCTTCGAAGGTGTTTAA